Proteins encoded together in one Cyanobium sp. WAJ14-Wanaka window:
- a CDS encoding metal ABC transporter permease, translating to MVDASGVAAVLTQPFMQRALVGGLLTGGLGGLLGSFAVLRQLSFFSDALGHSALLGISIGILLGVNPTLVLIPFAVLFALLVNQLVARSGLPADALLNIVYSSSLAFAVVALSLVETYRGGIQQLLFGDILGISWSDLGVIALLLVAATVYLGLSLRAQVLLTLSDDLAGALGVRANRHRLAFIILLAVVVAVSIKAVGVLLISAFVVIPACAARLLSRRFPVYVLISAGLGGSCALLGLLGSGLTNLPSGPCVVIVQFSGFLLALALTSRRRFAAASS from the coding sequence ATGGTTGATGCCTCGGGGGTGGCGGCGGTGCTGACCCAGCCGTTCATGCAGCGGGCCCTGGTGGGTGGCCTGCTCACCGGCGGCCTGGGAGGTTTGCTGGGAAGCTTTGCGGTGTTGCGGCAACTGTCTTTCTTCAGCGATGCCCTCGGCCATTCGGCCCTGCTCGGGATCAGCATCGGCATCCTCTTAGGGGTCAACCCCACCCTGGTGCTGATTCCCTTCGCCGTGCTTTTTGCCCTGCTGGTGAACCAATTGGTGGCCCGCAGTGGGTTGCCGGCCGATGCCCTGCTCAATATAGTCTATTCCAGCTCCCTGGCCTTCGCCGTGGTGGCCCTGAGCCTGGTGGAGACCTACCGGGGCGGCATCCAGCAGCTGCTATTCGGCGACATCCTCGGAATCAGTTGGAGCGATCTGGGCGTAATTGCCCTGCTTCTAGTTGCGGCCACTGTTTACCTGGGCCTGAGCCTGCGGGCCCAGGTGCTGCTTACCCTCAGCGACGATCTGGCCGGAGCCCTAGGGGTGCGGGCAAACCGCCATCGCCTCGCCTTCATCATCCTGCTGGCGGTGGTGGTGGCAGTGTCAATTAAGGCCGTCGGCGTATTGCTAATCAGCGCCTTTGTGGTGATCCCAGCCTGCGCCGCCCGCTTGCTGAGCCGGCGCTTCCCCGTCTACGTGCTGATATCGGCGGGCCTGGGGGGCAGCTGTGCCCTATTGGGCCTACTTGGTTCCGGCCTTACCAACCTGCCCTCCGGCCCCTGTGTGGTGATCGTCCAGTTCAGTGGCTTTTTATTGGCGCTCGCGCTCACCAGCCGGAGGCGTTTCGCCGCCGCCAGTAGCTAG
- a CDS encoding fatty acid desaturase, with the protein MGTKIRRSDFVIAPYVRSSNRRGALQVLNTIGPYLAAWALAIQAAQHAVWALPLIGVVLVLFALRCFSLMHDCGHQSLFRSPQLNRIAGFLLGLINAMPQLAWSKDHAYHHRTNGDWERYRGVADFLSTQEFAELSRRQQWFYGFLRHPLMAIPGGFFYLALQPRLSLLQELAKALRTGKISKDPEFWDLLLNNICVFGILILAGNTWGYGLILGMYSLTLTFAAMFFIWIFFVQHIFEGTYAHRTEGWNSLEGALSGTSYLVLPALLNWFTADIGYHNIHHLSERIPNYNLRAAHLANAHLLKEVPKLKLGTMLGCSKFRLWDREHQRLVAIASSTDAGDLLVGDGSRCQGSQQAQNSRGNQQLLKQFHGGPHTSWRNAPQQ; encoded by the coding sequence ATGGGCACCAAAATCCGGCGAAGCGACTTTGTTATTGCTCCCTATGTCCGCAGCAGCAACCGCCGCGGCGCCCTCCAGGTTTTAAACACCATTGGGCCCTACCTAGCCGCCTGGGCCCTGGCCATTCAGGCCGCCCAGCATGCCGTCTGGGCCCTGCCCCTAATAGGGGTGGTGCTGGTGCTATTTGCCCTGCGTTGCTTTTCGCTAATGCACGACTGCGGGCACCAATCCCTATTTCGCAGCCCCCAGCTAAACCGCATTGCAGGCTTTCTGCTCGGACTAATCAATGCAATGCCCCAATTGGCCTGGTCAAAGGACCACGCCTACCACCACCGCACCAACGGCGACTGGGAGCGCTACCGCGGCGTGGCCGACTTCCTCTCCACCCAGGAATTTGCCGAGCTCAGCCGCCGGCAGCAATGGTTCTACGGATTCCTGCGCCACCCATTGATGGCCATTCCAGGCGGCTTTTTTTACCTTGCACTCCAACCGCGCCTATCCCTACTGCAGGAACTAGCCAAAGCCCTTCGCACCGGGAAAATTTCCAAGGACCCAGAATTTTGGGACCTACTGCTCAATAACATCTGCGTATTTGGCATTTTGATTCTGGCCGGCAACACCTGGGGCTACGGATTAATCCTGGGCATGTATAGCTTGACCCTGACATTTGCCGCCATGTTTTTTATCTGGATCTTCTTTGTCCAGCATATTTTCGAGGGCACCTATGCCCACCGCACTGAGGGCTGGAACTCCCTCGAAGGGGCCCTATCTGGCACCAGCTACCTGGTACTACCAGCCCTATTGAACTGGTTTACGGCTGATATCGGCTACCACAATATCCACCACCTATCCGAGCGAATCCCCAACTACAACCTCAGGGCCGCCCACCTGGCCAATGCCCACCTACTCAAGGAGGTGCCCAAGCTCAAACTAGGGACCATGCTTGGTTGCTCAAAATTTAGGCTCTGGGACAGGGAGCATCAACGGTTGGTCGCCATTGCTTCTAGTACTGATGCTGGTGACTTGCTCGTCGGCGATGGCAGCAGGTGCCAGGGGAGCCAGCAGGCCCAGAACAGCAGGGGCAACCAGCAGCTGCTTAAACAATTTCATGGTGGTCCTCACACGAGCTGGCGCAATGCGCCGCAGCAATGA
- a CDS encoding GTP-binding protein: MSPSSTASAKPLPVTILTGFLGAGKTTLLNHILSNQQGLKTAVLVNEFGEIGIDNDLVVATGEDMVELSNGCICCSINGELLEAVYRILDRPDPVDYLVVETTGLADPLPVAMTFLGSDLRDQTRLDSIITLVDAENFSDELLEGEVARAQIVYSDMLLLNKCDLVEEERLGALEKQLREIKTDARILRSVKGEVSLALLLSVGLFESDKVVVAQNHDDCDHDHGECVHEHGHEHHEHAHHQHEHHDHPDHQAIEGFTSLSFAAEGPFALRKFQNFLDNQLPGSVFRAKGILWFNESERRHVFHLAGKRFSIDDSDWPSQERKNQIVLIGKKLDHAKLRQQLQACVAKNAGKGFS; encoded by the coding sequence ATGAGCCCCAGCAGCACCGCCAGCGCCAAGCCCCTACCCGTAACGATCCTTACCGGCTTCCTGGGTGCGGGCAAAACGACCCTGCTGAACCACATCCTCAGCAATCAGCAGGGCCTAAAAACCGCCGTGCTGGTGAATGAATTTGGTGAAATCGGCATCGACAACGACCTGGTGGTGGCCACCGGCGAAGACATGGTGGAGCTGAGCAATGGCTGCATTTGCTGCTCCATAAACGGAGAGTTGCTGGAAGCCGTTTATCGAATTCTGGATCGCCCCGATCCCGTGGACTACCTGGTGGTCGAAACCACGGGCCTCGCCGATCCCCTCCCCGTGGCGATGACCTTCCTGGGCAGCGACCTACGCGACCAGACCCGGCTCGATTCGATCATCACCCTGGTAGACGCCGAAAACTTCAGCGATGAGCTGCTGGAGGGGGAGGTTGCCAGGGCCCAAATCGTCTACAGCGACATGCTGCTGCTCAACAAGTGCGACCTGGTGGAGGAGGAACGCCTAGGTGCCCTTGAAAAACAGCTGCGGGAAATCAAAACCGATGCCCGCATCCTGCGGTCGGTCAAAGGGGAGGTCTCCCTGGCGCTGTTGCTGAGTGTGGGCCTATTTGAGAGCGACAAGGTGGTGGTCGCCCAAAACCACGACGACTGCGACCACGACCACGGTGAATGCGTCCATGAGCATGGGCATGAGCATCACGAGCACGCCCATCACCAGCACGAGCATCACGACCATCCAGATCACCAGGCGATTGAGGGGTTCACTTCCCTGTCGTTTGCAGCAGAGGGCCCCTTTGCCCTGCGCAAATTCCAAAACTTCCTCGACAACCAGCTGCCTGGCTCGGTTTTCAGGGCAAAAGGCATCCTCTGGTTCAACGAAAGTGAGCGGCGCCACGTGTTTCACCTGGCCGGCAAACGCTTTTCGATCGACGATTCCGATTGGCCCAGCCAGGAGCGCAAAAACCAAATCGTTTTAATCGGCAAAAAGCTGGATCACGCCAAGTTGCGCCAGCAACTGCAAGCCTGCGTGGCCAAAAATGCCGGCAAGGGGTTCAGCTAA
- a CDS encoding Fur family transcriptional regulator, whose protein sequence is MPSPASPVGSTTGLRSSLHDRGQRLTPQRQKVLELFERIGEGSHLGAEEVHQRLLRSEERVSLATVYRTLRLLSGMGLLQELELPEGGRRFELASDAHRDHHHLVCVRCGRTEEFENAEVLAAGEQAAGSHGFRLLECVLNVRALCPDCAAG, encoded by the coding sequence GTGCCTTCGCCAGCCAGCCCAGTCGGCAGCACCACGGGACTGCGCTCCAGCCTGCATGACCGCGGCCAGCGCCTAACCCCCCAGCGCCAAAAGGTGCTCGAGCTTTTTGAGCGAATCGGCGAAGGTAGCCATCTCGGTGCGGAGGAGGTGCACCAACGTTTGCTGCGCAGCGAGGAGAGGGTTTCGCTGGCAACGGTTTATCGCACCCTGCGTTTGCTGAGCGGCATGGGCCTGCTCCAGGAATTGGAGCTCCCCGAGGGCGGCCGCCGTTTTGAATTGGCAAGCGATGCCCACCGCGACCACCACCACCTGGTGTGCGTTCGCTGCGGTCGCACTGAGGAATTTGAAAACGCTGAGGTTTTGGCAGCTGGCGAACAGGCTGCCGGCAGCCATGGTTTTCGCCTACTGGAGTGTGTTCTAAACGTGCGAGCCCTTTGCCCAGATTGCGCTGCTGGCTAG
- a CDS encoding YqhA family protein, which produces MGAVELAAMLQKEVDFPMQEVPQVPRRSRLAKQLELRLERMIWRFRLIAIVPVLMSLLSTLLTFAIGTREIFYSIGVYFEKPGGHAEISYYKALAGMVSGIDFYLIGVALLIFGYGLYELLLSPLDAYREETNHADGSGLLDIKNLDQLKEKLVKVLIVALIVSAFKAMLSIEVKDVQTLAYFCLCVLALALSSFLLSLKVEKKH; this is translated from the coding sequence TTGGGCGCGGTTGAATTAGCAGCTATGCTGCAGAAAGAAGTTGATTTTCCGATGCAGGAAGTTCCCCAGGTCCCCAGGCGCTCCAGGCTTGCCAAGCAACTCGAATTGCGCCTAGAACGCATGATTTGGCGGTTTCGGCTGATTGCAATTGTGCCGGTGTTGATGAGCCTGCTCAGCACCCTGCTGACCTTTGCCATAGGCACCCGTGAGATTTTTTATTCGATCGGTGTTTACTTTGAAAAGCCGGGAGGCCATGCAGAAATCTCTTACTACAAGGCTTTGGCTGGGATGGTTTCTGGCATTGATTTTTATCTGATTGGGGTTGCTTTGTTGATATTCGGCTATGGACTCTATGAATTGCTGCTTTCGCCGCTAGATGCCTATCGCGAGGAGACCAACCATGCCGATGGTTCGGGTCTACTAGATATCAAGAATCTCGATCAGCTCAAGGAAAAGCTGGTCAAGGTGTTGATCGTGGCGTTGATTGTGTCGGCTTTCAAGGCCATGCTTTCGATTGAGGTTAAAGATGTGCAAACACTGGCCTATTTCTGCCTTTGTGTGTTGGCGCTTGCCCTGAGTAGTTTCCTGCTCTCCCTAAAGGTTGAGAAAAAGCACTAA
- a CDS encoding lysylphosphatidylglycerol synthase domain-containing protein, producing the protein MKLAALDLKKWISLLSAGFLLAALVGHGQQLLQLSLDAQGWLWLLLGVGLSLLSLVANGLALGVVLQWLGLIPRWQALVLAYLQTNLRKYLPGGIWHLSARVNLLRSVGAPLATPASGGVALLAVLLDPLVAAVTALALVALGGLQGGLGLLCLLPLLLLLPRWLNPLLAWLERRRAPELALENWQGLVDQSPRLPSYPWPLLLAQLGFVLLRFAGFACCVLAFDLQWSLEWTGWLAGFALAWTAGLVVPGAPGGLGVFEAVLLLRLGFAVPEAPILAIAISYRLVVSLADLLAASTARLDAARINGGSSGVDRS; encoded by the coding sequence GTGAAGCTTGCGGCGCTGGATCTGAAGAAGTGGATTTCGCTGCTGAGTGCTGGCTTTTTGCTGGCGGCCCTGGTGGGCCACGGGCAGCAGCTGTTGCAGTTGAGCCTTGATGCCCAGGGTTGGCTGTGGTTGTTGCTGGGGGTGGGCCTCAGCCTGCTCAGCCTGGTGGCCAATGGCCTGGCCCTGGGTGTGGTGCTGCAGTGGTTGGGCCTGATCCCCCGCTGGCAGGCCCTGGTGCTGGCCTACCTACAAACCAACCTGCGCAAGTATTTGCCAGGCGGGATCTGGCACCTCAGCGCCAGGGTCAACCTTTTGCGGAGTGTGGGTGCCCCCTTGGCAACGCCGGCATCGGGGGGCGTGGCCCTGTTGGCCGTGTTGCTCGATCCCCTGGTTGCCGCTGTTACGGCCCTGGCCCTGGTGGCCTTGGGTGGTTTGCAGGGGGGCTTGGGCCTGCTCTGCCTACTGCCCCTGCTGCTGCTCTTGCCCCGCTGGCTGAATCCCCTGTTGGCGTGGCTGGAAAGGCGCCGGGCTCCTGAGCTGGCATTGGAAAATTGGCAGGGCCTGGTGGACCAATCTCCCCGCCTGCCCAGCTACCCCTGGCCCCTGCTGCTGGCCCAACTGGGTTTTGTCCTGCTGCGCTTTGCGGGCTTTGCCTGCTGCGTGCTGGCCTTTGATTTGCAGTGGTCCCTGGAGTGGACCGGCTGGTTGGCGGGCTTCGCCCTGGCCTGGACCGCCGGCCTGGTGGTGCCAGGGGCCCCGGGGGGGCTGGGGGTTTTTGAGGCCGTGTTGCTGCTGAGGCTGGGCTTTGCCGTGCCAGAAGCCCCGATCCTGGCCATCGCCATCAGCTACCGGCTGGTGGTGAGCCTGGCAGATTTACTGGCGGCCTCCACTGCCCGCCTTGATGCAGCCAGGATCAATGGTGGGAGTTCTGGTGTGGATCGAAGCTAA
- the larC gene encoding nickel pincer cofactor biosynthesis protein LarC, with product MSRLAIVDCPSGLAGNMLLAALFDLGLPQQVVDLPLAALGLERAYRLGLEERQSAGLRGLHLEVTPLEQQPPHRHWSQLRLQIQQAAWPELLKSKVLEVFGLLATAEAAVHGIEPEKVHFHEVGAVDSLVDVVGVCAGLIHFGVDGLVCTPPPAGHGSVQTAHGILPLPAPAVLELARLKKVPLASSGSYPAGELTTPTGLALVACWVQSFSQAPDHVPASIGVGLGSRQFAVGADQPPRPNLLRITLASPPQLLGQREAGDSAQPSLETLVVQQAQVDDATPEDLAYLLERLRQAGALEVFSQAIAMKKGRPGQLVTALVRPEMAAELRLLWWQHSSSLGLRESTQNRWVLPRRSRRLQTPWGEVGIKEALLPDGRWRAKAEHADLVALSESQGLALDQVRAAVEGLL from the coding sequence ATGAGTCGGCTGGCCATAGTTGATTGCCCCTCTGGCTTGGCCGGCAACATGTTGCTGGCGGCCCTTTTCGATCTCGGATTGCCGCAGCAGGTGGTGGACCTACCCCTGGCGGCCCTGGGGCTGGAGCGGGCCTATCGCCTCGGGCTGGAGGAGCGCCAGAGCGCCGGTTTGCGGGGCTTGCACCTGGAGGTGACCCCGCTCGAGCAGCAGCCACCCCACCGGCATTGGTCCCAACTACGCCTGCAGATCCAGCAGGCAGCCTGGCCCGAGCTTCTGAAAAGCAAGGTGCTCGAGGTTTTTGGCCTGCTGGCCACGGCGGAGGCGGCAGTCCATGGCATCGAGCCAGAAAAGGTGCATTTCCACGAGGTGGGAGCGGTGGATTCCCTGGTGGATGTGGTGGGGGTGTGCGCCGGCCTAATCCATTTCGGCGTGGACGGGCTTGTTTGCACCCCCCCTCCAGCCGGCCATGGCTCGGTTCAAACGGCCCATGGAATCCTGCCCCTGCCTGCCCCTGCCGTACTGGAGCTGGCCCGCCTCAAAAAGGTGCCTTTGGCCAGCAGTGGCTCCTATCCAGCGGGGGAACTCACCACCCCCACGGGGCTGGCGCTGGTGGCCTGCTGGGTTCAAAGCTTTAGTCAGGCCCCCGACCATGTGCCGGCTTCGATTGGGGTGGGTTTGGGTAGTCGTCAGTTCGCCGTAGGTGCCGATCAGCCCCCCCGCCCGAACCTGTTGCGCATCACCCTGGCCTCCCCGCCCCAACTCCTGGGGCAGCGAGAAGCTGGCGATAGCGCCCAGCCCAGCCTGGAAACCCTGGTGGTGCAGCAGGCCCAGGTGGACGATGCGACCCCAGAGGATTTGGCCTATCTGCTCGAGAGGTTGCGCCAGGCGGGCGCCCTGGAGGTTTTTAGCCAGGCGATTGCGATGAAAAAGGGCCGGCCGGGCCAGCTGGTGACGGCCCTGGTGCGACCGGAAATGGCCGCTGAGCTGCGCCTGCTTTGGTGGCAGCACAGCAGCAGCCTGGGCCTAAGGGAGAGCACCCAAAACCGCTGGGTGCTGCCCCGCCGCAGCCGCAGGCTGCAAACCCCCTGGGGGGAGGTGGGGATTAAGGAGGCCCTGCTGCCCGATGGCCGTTGGCGAGCTAAGGCGGAACATGCCGACTTGGTGGCCCTGTCGGAAAGCCAGGGGCTTGCCCTCGACCAGGTCAGGGCGGCGGTGGAGGGACTGCTGTGA
- a CDS encoding lipopolysaccharide assembly protein LapB: protein MSVGARATAAKANWSQLHTRHRMAPAPSHLKRWLLLGAGCLVGLGLVGGWWLGQLQSPPGRASQQQALGRQVADLQSQLDRGNASAADQQRLLELLIGLNRQAEATLLAERLADQQPERPGLRLVLAELRRSQNDRAGAEREVRQLLNQDPNNIQALQLMALLQVESGRGVLAISQLQAAFDGASKPQLQPQALDLGLLLANVLERQGQGGQAQALLVKLAAAFPKDPRPQLAMALLLHQRGDNSGAQKALELARQRVPAKNQAAWNGLATAWGLEGLAAGGPGAKAPSPGLNPPSGQGLPGRQNP from the coding sequence ATGTCAGTGGGCGCAAGGGCCACGGCGGCCAAGGCAAACTGGAGCCAGCTGCACACCCGCCACCGGATGGCCCCTGCCCCGTCCCACCTGAAGCGCTGGCTATTGCTTGGGGCTGGGTGCCTGGTGGGCCTGGGCCTGGTCGGGGGCTGGTGGCTTGGTCAACTGCAATCGCCCCCCGGCAGGGCCAGCCAACAGCAGGCCCTAGGGCGCCAGGTGGCCGATTTGCAGAGCCAGCTCGACCGCGGCAACGCCTCTGCCGCCGATCAGCAACGCCTGCTGGAGCTATTGATTGGCCTCAATCGCCAGGCGGAGGCCACCCTGCTGGCCGAGCGGCTGGCCGACCAACAACCGGAGCGGCCGGGCCTGCGGCTGGTGCTGGCGGAGCTGCGCCGCTCCCAAAACGATCGGGCAGGCGCTGAACGGGAAGTGCGCCAACTGCTCAACCAAGATCCCAACAACATCCAGGCCCTGCAGTTGATGGCCCTGCTGCAGGTGGAATCGGGCCGGGGGGTGCTGGCCATCAGCCAACTGCAGGCGGCCTTTGATGGGGCAAGCAAGCCCCAACTACAGCCCCAGGCCCTTGACCTGGGGCTGCTGCTGGCGAATGTGCTCGAACGCCAGGGCCAAGGGGGCCAGGCCCAGGCCCTGCTGGTCAAGCTGGCCGCCGCCTTCCCCAAGGATCCCCGCCCCCAACTGGCCATGGCCCTGCTGCTGCACCAACGGGGCGACAACAGCGGCGCCCAGAAGGCCCTAGAGCTGGCCCGTCAAAGGGTGCCGGCCAAAAACCAGGCGGCCTGGAACGGGTTGGCCACGGCCTGGGGCCTGGAGGGCCTGGCTGCTGGAGGGCCTGGAGCTAAGGCGCCTTCACCTGGGCTGAACCCGCCTTCGGGGCAGGGGTTGCCGGGGCGTCAAAACCCTTGA
- the xth gene encoding exodeoxyribonuclease III: MRIATWNVNSVRTRLDQVVAWLGQESPDVLCLQETKVTDELFPRSAFEDLGYQLAISGQKAYNGVAMLSLSPLEDVQIGFDALLSGDPGAAQLSEQKRVISALVEGVRVLNLYVPNGSALNSEKYPYKLEWLGCLKRYLAIQGDQGDPLCMVGDFNIGPEARDLPDPGRQTGGIMASTPEREALREALGENLSDVFRVFEPDTGHWSWWDYRSGAWDRDRGWRIDHIYLSEELLDCATGCVIHKATRGNIQPSDHAPVVVNLAWPPEE; this comes from the coding sequence ATGCGGATTGCCACCTGGAACGTCAATTCAGTTCGCACCCGCCTTGACCAGGTGGTGGCCTGGCTCGGGCAGGAAAGCCCCGATGTGCTCTGCCTTCAGGAAACCAAGGTGACCGATGAGCTGTTCCCCCGCAGTGCCTTTGAAGACCTCGGCTACCAGCTGGCGATCAGTGGCCAGAAGGCCTACAACGGCGTCGCCATGCTCAGCCTCTCTCCCCTGGAGGATGTGCAAATCGGCTTCGATGCCCTGCTGAGCGGTGATCCCGGGGCAGCCCAACTGAGCGAACAGAAGCGGGTGATCAGCGCCCTGGTGGAAGGGGTCAGGGTGCTCAATCTCTATGTGCCAAACGGTTCAGCCCTCAATTCGGAGAAATACCCCTACAAACTGGAATGGCTGGGCTGTCTGAAGCGTTATCTGGCAATCCAGGGCGACCAGGGCGACCCCCTCTGCATGGTGGGCGACTTCAACATTGGCCCTGAGGCGCGGGATCTGCCGGACCCAGGCCGCCAAACCGGCGGCATCATGGCCAGCACCCCTGAGCGCGAGGCCCTGCGCGAGGCCCTCGGGGAAAACCTCAGCGACGTGTTTCGAGTCTTCGAACCGGACACTGGCCACTGGAGCTGGTGGGATTACCGCTCCGGCGCCTGGGACCGCGACAGGGGCTGGCGGATCGATCACATCTATCTGAGCGAAGAGCTGCTCGACTGCGCCACTGGCTGCGTGATCCACAAGGCCACCCGAGGCAACATCCAACCCAGTGACCATGCCCCGGTCGTGGTCAATCTGGCCTGGCCGCCAGAGGAATAA